The Colwellia sp. M166 genome segment AACAGCTTAATTAGCCAGAGTGACAATAGATAGATCAATGGTTTGATAAATAGGTAGCTGCTAGAGAAAAAAATAATTTCCTCTAAGAAACGTTCGAGCAAGAAAATTAGCGCAATGCTAATAATATTGGCATTGTGAATATTAAAAAATATTAAGCTCAGTAAAAAAATAATGAACAAGCGATCAAAATATTGCGCATAGCCAAAGGTCAGTAATGCAATCGTTAAGAATATAACAGCTAAAAGGCTAGTAATACCATTGCCTATATATTGCCGTAATATCATAAATTACATGCCAAAAAACTTCATTACTTGCACTTTAAATGATAACTGACTAGATTCAGATACTGACTTTCGACAAGCAAGCCACCAAGCATTCACCACTTCAAGACTGAGAGAGTCAATGGTTTTAGGGTGCTCGTTCTCAATGGCAACAACAGTTTCTCGGCTGATACCTATTTGACTGGCAAGTACTTTTTGCGTAAAACCAGCTTCTTTTCTTAAGTTTTTTAATTCTAATCCAGAAAAATGTGCCATTTGTATTTATCAAAATTTGTTAAGATTATTTGCATTTTAAGAATTTATTCTCATAAGGGCAATCAATTACCGCACTTTTTGTACAATTAATTAGCAAAACTCTGCCAACCAAACCATTAAACGCTAAAACCAAGCATAAAGTTATTGCTGGCATTGTGGTATGCTACTTTTCTGGAAATACATGACTTGTTAATACGGAATGACTGCGTGACCTTACTTTTTATTTATTTAACCATTGCTATTGGTGTTTCATTTTTATGTTCAGTATTAGAGGCGGTTTTATTGTCGATCACCCCGAGTTTTGTTGAGCAAATGAAAACACAAAAACCAAAATCTGCTGCGGTTTTGGTCAATGTTAAAACGCGTTTAGAAGAGTCACTGTCGAGTATCTTAATTCTTAATACCTTTGCTCATACTATGGGGGCTGCAGGGGTTGGAGCACAAGCGCTTGCTATATTCGGTGAAAAATGGGAAAGCGCAATTGCGGTATTACTGACTTTAGTTATTTTGTATTTTTCAGAAATTATTCCTAAAACTTTAGGGGCAACTTTTTGGCGTAGTTTAGCTATACCCTCTGCCCATGTTATTGCTTGGTTAGTGCGAATCGTTTATCCGCTGGTTTGGCTGGCGACTCGACTGACGCGTTTATTTAAAAAAGATAAAACCAGTGAAATTACCCGCGAAGAAATTATTGCTTTAGCGTCGCTCGGGCATAAAGATGGTAGTTTGTTCTCACAAGAAAATGAATACTTATCTAACATGCTTAATTTACGTGAATTGCGTACTGGTGATGTCTTTACCCCTCGCACCGTTGTTCACATGTTACATCAAGATATAACCGTAACTGCCGCGTTAAACCATGAGCAAACTCGCCAATTTACTCGTATCCCTGTTTACGGCAATACGATTGATGATATTACCGGTAAAGTGATCAAAGGCGATTTATATGAAGCTGAGCGTAATGGTCATGGTGATGAACCGATTAGTAACTTTATTACCCCGCTAACGGCCGTATCTGAAAAACTACCCGTTCAGCAGTTGTTAGATATTTTTATAAAAAATCATATGCATATTTACGCGGTTGAAGATGAATACGGTCAGACATCAGGCGTTGTTACCTTAGAAGATGCCATTGAAACCTTATTGGGTCGTGAGATAGTTGATGAAAGTGATGCGGTGACCGATATGCAAGCGCTAGCCCGCGATAAATATCGAGATAGGTTAAGAGGACTTAAACAACAAGGTGATGATCAAGCCGATTAGCCCTGTACTAAGTCTTGAAAGGTATCTTGAATGGTGTGGATAATGTGAGACATTTAATCCATTTTGTTATTTAACGCAGAGATATTCAGCAAATATTGGCAAGTTAGCCGATTCGCTGCTTAAGTGAACCAAAATAAAAATCGTTACGTAATAGTGATTAGACATTTATCTTTTATTGAGCATATAAAAATGAAAATAATCACCTTGGCTTTCGCTTGGTTGCTACTAACCGGATGTAGCACGGTATATCCAAATAAAGCTATTACCGGACAAACCTTTCCCAATGTTGTTGGCCAGTCATTAGAAAAAAATACCGTCGCTATCCCCGCTGACTTTAATGGTGAAGTAACCTTATTGCTCATGGGCTATGTACAAAACTCGCAGTTTGATATCGATCGTTGGCTAATCGCTTTGGATATGACAGAAACGCAAGTTAATGCCTATGAAATACCGACTATTCAAGGTCTATTTCCGCAAATGTTTAGCACGGTTATTGATAATGGCATGCGAGCAGGTATTCCAAAATCTTTATGGAAAGGCGTGGTTACTGTTTATGACGATGGTGAAAAAGTTCAAGCACTTACCGGTAATGAAAATGCTTCTAATGCACGGGTAGTGTTATTAGATGAGCAAGGAAAAATTTTGTATTTCTATGATCAAGGTTTTGCTGTTGCCGCATTGAATGAGGTAAGAGTAATTTTAGCTGCTCAACAGTAAAGTTAAAATTATTGTCATGTAAAATAAATAAAGCGAGTATTGAACATCAATACTTGCTTTATTGTTACTTATTTTGATCGGAGGTTAATGAATTATTTTACCGCTAATTCTAATATCTCACGACTTTGCGTTAAAGTTATTGCTTGGTTTTCACCGAGTTTTAACATCTTATGTGCTTCAAGCTGCGCGATGATCTTATCAATAGCAGCGGCTTTATCGTCGCCATGTTCAGTTAATTGTGTTGCAACACTCAAGCTATGGTAAAACGCTTCAATCGCTGCAATAGTACGTTCTGCCAGATCTTCTCCCTCAGCTAAAGCAAAAACATTCTTGCCTAATTGTTCTAATTTATCTTTCTTAACGGCGAGTTGGTTGCGCATTAATGATGGTTGAATAATGGCTAACGAACGGGCATGGTCAACACCATAAAGGGCAGTTAATTCATGGCCAATCATATGCGTAGCCCAATCATGCGGTACACCGGCACCAATTAAACCATTCAGTGCTTGGTTGGCAGTCCACATTAAGTTTTCACGCCAGTGTAGTGTTGCGCGTTGATCGTATTGCTCAGCAAGTACTAGTAAGTTTTTCAGTAATGCTTCAGCGTAACCGTCTTGTACCATAGCACCCGTTGATAGTGTTAAGTATTGCTCACAAATATGTACCCAAGCATCAACTAAGCCATTAATTAATTGGCGTTCAGGTAAGGTTTTCATAGCGTCTGCATCAAGCACAGCAAACTTTGGTTGCACGGCTGGTGCAAAGAACGGTAGTTTATCTTGTGTGGCAGCACGCGTGATCACGGAAGCAGCATTTGACTCTGAGCCGGTCGCAGGCAAAGTCAGTACCGCACCGATGGCGATGGCTTCAGTGACAGTATGTTTACCTAAGAGTATATCCCAGCCTTCGCCGTCATAGCCGGCAGCCGCGGCAACATATTTTGCACCATCAATCACCGAGCCACCACCAACAGCAAGTATGTAATCAATTTTTTCAGCTTTGGCTATAACTACGGCTTTATCTAAAGTTTCCATGGTTGGATTAGGCTCAACACCTGAAAATTCTAACCATGTGTGGTTAGCAAGTGCGCTTTGCACTTGTTGATAAACACCATTTTTTTTAATCGAGCCGCCGCCATAAATAACCAATACCTTACTTGTGCTTGGAATTGCGTCACTAACGCTGGCAATTTTACCTTGACCAAAATGAATTTGAGTTGGATTAACGTATGAAAATTCCATGGAACACCTTCTTTAATTAATGAAAAAGCACAGTGACTTTTGATGTATTGCATATTAATGTAGTTTTTATTACTTAAATAGCCGAATTTATCGATAATCATTGCCTATTCATGTAAAGTTGTCGAATTGAACAGCCCGTACTAGGAAAATTATGCAAGCGTTAGCACCATTAATGCAGTCTTTCTGTCAGTTTAAATTATTACATGACTTAAATGGTATGTATAAAACTGTGATCCCCGGAGTAAAGTTTTATCGTGCTGACACCAGTAGTGCTCGTGAACCTTTACTTTATCAGTCTGGGATTATTGTTTTGGGACAGGGGCGAAAAAATATCTATATTGCAGATAGCTGTGTGCAATATGGCTCAGGCGATTATTTAGTGTTAGGTGTGCCTATGGCGCTAGAGTGTGAAGCTTTTGCTGAAAAATCATTACCTATTATGGGTTTAGCTATCGATGTTGATTCTCATACGTTGCATAAACTTGTTGGCCAAATTGACGAGCAAGGTAAGCAAGTTTGCAGCAATAGTCAACACGATAAAAATGTTCTCGACTTTGGGGTTAAATCAAACAGCGTTTGTGAAGATTTTAATAATACCGTCATGCGTTTATTGAAGGTTTTGCACAACGATATGGAAGCGGCGATTTTAGGTCCAGCTATCGTTGAAGAAATCGTTTATCGTACTCTGGTAGGAGAAAATGGCCATATTTTGTTTGATTTAGCGCGTCACGATGGTCATTACGCGAGAATCGCCCGTGTACTTGATACTTTGCACAAAGAGTATGCAGAGGTAATATCTGTTGAACACTTAGCAAACCAAGCGCATATGAGTGTCTCAGGTTTCCACCGAGCATTTCGTCAAGTTACTAATGAAACCCCATTGCAGTATTTAAAAAAAATCCGCTTAAATAAAGCTAAAGATCTGATTGTCACAGATGGCAAGCAAGCGACAGAAGCGGCTTCTTTAGTCGGCTATACCAGCCCGTCACAATTTAGTCGAGAATTTAAGCGTCACTTTAATGCCACGCCTAGAACGATAAATGTAGGGGCGCAGCCAATTTATTGAGGTAGGTCAGGTTTGTTGGCGAAATATAACTGATATGCTCTTGGCCGCTTGCTTGACTTAAGCACTCAATGGTAAAACATGAATTAGGTGATGTCATTGAGTTGATGTTGGCGAGTTTAGCTTAAGGTGGTAGTGGTGATAAAATTATTAAAATTAGGTAGTATTTTACTAGCAACGTTATTGCTACAAATGCCAGTGAAAGCACAAGAGCAGGTGAGTGATAAGCTAAGTCGAAGTGTGACAGTTCAGGTTGATGTAAAGCAAAGCTTAATGCCAAATGATGCCGAGCAATGGGTGCTATATGTTTACGCCTCGAAACCTGGCGAGCGACTGCCATTAGCAAACTTTAAGGGCAAATTATCGCAATTACCGAGTGAAATTATCCTACATCAAAGTATGTATTTATTGCCTCATTTAACCTTACAGCAAGCTGAAAACGTGGTTATTGTCGCTAAAGCAACTAAGAGTAAAAATCCACACCAAAAAAGTGCTGATGATATTATTGGCTATTCAGTGCCGGTAAGCTTTACCAGCAGTCCGCATCAAACTATTAGCGTGAGTATCGATCAGCACGACAAAACAGTGAATAAGTAATTACTTATAGGTTAACGTTACTCGATCCATTTTGGCAACAAAACCCTGTTGTGAAGGGATAAAGATGACTCTTTGCGTTTTGGCAACGGCGTTATTGAGAATAATTTCAACGTCACCTTCCATTACTGTTTTTCCTTTTTGGAAGGAGGCATGAGTAGATTTTGTCGATAAACTACCATTTGCGAAGGCTATTCTGACATCTCCACTATAAGTATGGAGCTTACTGTCTTTTGATATCACTTGAGATTTTGCGGTGATTTCCATTTCGTTCGCAGACGTAAAGCTTGATAAAACACTTGATACCACTAAGGTTGATAGTGCTAATTGTTTAAATAATTTCATCTTGATTCCCCACCTAGATTCATTAAATATTGCTTAAGCTCACAGATACCATACTAAACTTATGGTGGATTAGTATAGTAAATTTGCAATCATCACAATAAATTCATAATTCTATTATGGGGCTATTTTATGTCGTTGGGCATTAAAGCCAATACGGAAACCACCCCAGTGCTTG includes the following:
- a CDS encoding helix-turn-helix transcriptional regulator, with the translated sequence MAHFSGLELKNLRKEAGFTQKVLASQIGISRETVVAIENEHPKTIDSLSLEVVNAWWLACRKSVSESSQLSFKVQVMKFFGM
- a CDS encoding CNNM domain-containing protein; the encoded protein is MTLLFIYLTIAIGVSFLCSVLEAVLLSITPSFVEQMKTQKPKSAAVLVNVKTRLEESLSSILILNTFAHTMGAAGVGAQALAIFGEKWESAIAVLLTLVILYFSEIIPKTLGATFWRSLAIPSAHVIAWLVRIVYPLVWLATRLTRLFKKDKTSEITREEIIALASLGHKDGSLFSQENEYLSNMLNLRELRTGDVFTPRTVVHMLHQDITVTAALNHEQTRQFTRIPVYGNTIDDITGKVIKGDLYEAERNGHGDEPISNFITPLTAVSEKLPVQQLLDIFIKNHMHIYAVEDEYGQTSGVVTLEDAIETLLGREIVDESDAVTDMQALARDKYRDRLRGLKQQGDDQAD
- a CDS encoding iron-containing alcohol dehydrogenase encodes the protein MEFSYVNPTQIHFGQGKIASVSDAIPSTSKVLVIYGGGSIKKNGVYQQVQSALANHTWLEFSGVEPNPTMETLDKAVVIAKAEKIDYILAVGGGSVIDGAKYVAAAAGYDGEGWDILLGKHTVTEAIAIGAVLTLPATGSESNAASVITRAATQDKLPFFAPAVQPKFAVLDADAMKTLPERQLINGLVDAWVHICEQYLTLSTGAMVQDGYAEALLKNLLVLAEQYDQRATLHWRENLMWTANQALNGLIGAGVPHDWATHMIGHELTALYGVDHARSLAIIQPSLMRNQLAVKKDKLEQLGKNVFALAEGEDLAERTIAAIEAFYHSLSVATQLTEHGDDKAAAIDKIIAQLEAHKMLKLGENQAITLTQSREILELAVK
- a CDS encoding AraC family transcriptional regulator, producing MQALAPLMQSFCQFKLLHDLNGMYKTVIPGVKFYRADTSSAREPLLYQSGIIVLGQGRKNIYIADSCVQYGSGDYLVLGVPMALECEAFAEKSLPIMGLAIDVDSHTLHKLVGQIDEQGKQVCSNSQHDKNVLDFGVKSNSVCEDFNNTVMRLLKVLHNDMEAAILGPAIVEEIVYRTLVGENGHILFDLARHDGHYARIARVLDTLHKEYAEVISVEHLANQAHMSVSGFHRAFRQVTNETPLQYLKKIRLNKAKDLIVTDGKQATEAASLVGYTSPSQFSREFKRHFNATPRTINVGAQPIY